Genomic window (Bacillus vallismortis):
GCTCCTTTCTTTTTTACATTGTCAATGCCCTTACGCCTGATGGTTTACCGTTCGTATATATTGCATAACGAACTGAGTCCAGAACATCATCCCATTCCTTAACCGGTTCGCCTGTCTTCTGATTCCAAACATACATGAAAATCTCTTTTTTGAACCGATCAACTTTATCCTCAACGACTAAAAGCTGATCTTGCTTGAACAGCTGGGCCACTTTCTCTATACCGGATACAACAGCTTTATCAGCATTTTGAGCCCGGAGTTTTTCTCTTCGGAACCGCTGAACGTGTTCAGGTCGAGCCGTATCACAGTAGAAATTAATGTTGCCGTATCGTTCTTTGATGTCCTTTGCTACCTTTACCCAGTAGTCAATCTCTTCGTGCCGCTTGCAATGTTCTTCGAGCAAATAAAAACACCCTTGGTCATCTTGTCCGATTACGACAATAGAACCCGGGTGATCATATCCCCAGTCAACACCAGCAAAGTATTTAGTGAAGTTGACTTGTCTATTTTCCATCTCTTTAGAACTGATATAGTGCTTGTCTTTGTTGAAATCTTTGTATATTACGCCTTCTGGAGCAACCCAATAGCCGTAAATATCCCTGTCCGTAAACATGCCGCTCGGTGTTGAAGCAACAATACTTTCGACATACTCAGGATCAAGAAAGTTGTTATCAAACAATGAGAAGTGAAAAGACCGGATATTCAGCCGGCCGTTTTTCAGCCGCTGACCGTCTTTGTCTATATAATCCGTTTTGACAGTGTGCATAGGGTTTTCAGGGTTTGTATCCATCATGACCATTGCACCTTTATAGGAG
Coding sequences:
- a CDS encoding PBSX family phage terminase large subunit; translated protein: MELNSKQQEVWNSFIEEQPKILICSGAKRAGKTFVLLLTFLGHISKYQNMGLSFIIGGATQAAIKRNVLNDMELILGKELRLDKSNAVEIFGNRVYCFDGANADSWKKARGFTSAGAFLNEATALHDSFVKEVISRCSYKGAMVMMDTNPENPMHTVKTDYIDKDGQRLKNGRLNIRSFHFSLFDNNFLDPEYVESIVASTPSGMFTDRDIYGYWVAPEGVIYKDFNKDKHYISSKEMENRQVNFTKYFAGVDWGYDHPGSIVVIGQDDQGCFYLLEEHCKRHEEIDYWVKVAKDIKERYGNINFYCDTARPEHVQRFRREKLRAQNADKAVVSGIEKVAQLFKQDQLLVVEDKVDRFKKEIFMYVWNQKTGEPVKEWDDVLDSVRYAIYTNGKPSGVRALTM